The following coding sequences lie in one Oceanicola sp. 502str15 genomic window:
- a CDS encoding carbon-phosphorus lyase complex subunit PhnI: MYVAVKGGEQAIDAAHEWLAEERRGDVTVPELSLAQIREQMALAVNRVMAEGSLYDPDLAALAIKQARGDLIEAIFLIRAYRTTLPRFGSAEPVETGEMACDRRISATFKDAPGGQVLGPTFDYTHRLIDFALAAEGEPPVAREGTASGAPMPRITEMLGRDGLIQQEAASDESPPDLTRAPLEFPATRPLRLQALTRGDEGFVLSMAYSTQRGYGRNHPFVGELRIGAVPVEMEIPELGFAVEIGEVTLTECETVNQFTGSKTEPPQFTRGYGLVFGQTERKAISMALVDRALRWEELGEDNLGAPAQDEEFVIAHSDNIQATGFLEHIKLPHYVDFQSELELVRRLRAEAMAEHREAAE; the protein is encoded by the coding sequence ATGTATGTTGCGGTAAAGGGCGGCGAGCAGGCGATCGACGCGGCGCATGAATGGTTGGCCGAGGAGCGGCGCGGCGATGTGACCGTGCCCGAGCTGAGCCTTGCGCAGATCCGCGAGCAGATGGCGCTTGCGGTCAACCGGGTGATGGCCGAGGGCTCGCTTTACGACCCCGACCTTGCGGCGCTGGCGATCAAGCAGGCGCGGGGCGACCTGATCGAGGCGATCTTCCTGATCCGCGCCTATCGCACCACCCTCCCGCGCTTCGGCTCTGCCGAGCCGGTGGAGACCGGCGAGATGGCCTGCGACCGGCGCATCTCGGCCACCTTCAAGGATGCGCCGGGCGGGCAGGTGCTGGGGCCGACCTTCGATTACACCCACCGCCTGATCGACTTTGCGCTGGCCGCCGAGGGCGAGCCGCCGGTAGCACGGGAGGGCACGGCCAGCGGGGCCCCGATGCCGCGCATCACCGAGATGCTGGGCCGCGACGGGCTGATCCAGCAGGAGGCCGCGAGCGACGAGAGCCCGCCCGACCTCACCCGCGCGCCGCTGGAATTTCCCGCCACCCGCCCGCTTCGGCTTCAGGCGCTGACCCGGGGCGACGAGGGCTTCGTGCTGTCGATGGCCTATTCCACCCAGCGCGGCTACGGGCGCAATCATCCGTTCGTGGGCGAGCTGCGCATCGGCGCGGTGCCGGTGGAGATGGAGATCCCCGAGCTGGGCTTCGCGGTAGAGATCGGCGAGGTCACCCTGACAGAATGCGAAACCGTAAACCAGTTTACAGGAAGCAAGACCGAGCCGCCCCAGTTCACCCGCGGCTACGGGCTGGTCTTCGGCCAGACCGAGCGCAAGGCAATCTCGATGGCACTGGTCGACCGGGCGCTGCGCTGGGAGGAGCTGGGCGAAGACAACCTCGGCGCCCCGGCGCAGGACGAGGAGTTCGTCATCGCCCATTCCGACAACATCCAGGCCACCGGCTTTCTGGAGCACATCAAGCTGCCCCATTACGTCGATTTCCAGTCCGAGCTGGAGCTTGTGCGCAGGCTTCGGGCCGAGGCCATGGCCGAGCACAGGGAGGCGGCAGAATGA
- the phnH gene encoding phosphonate C-P lyase system protein PhnH codes for MSPEAALEGGFANAPEQASRAFRAVLEAMARPGRIERVEGAQAPGLSVAASVVLLTLVDGTTPIFLAEDIDSPALRQWLAFHCAAPVVPRGEAVFALGGWAALAPLSAYPIGTPEYPDRSTTLIVEVERLAHEGARLTGPGIQTEAQLNLPAPEAHRANRALFPLGHDFIFCAGDRLAGVPRSTRVKG; via the coding sequence ATGAGCCCGGAAGCAGCCCTCGAGGGCGGATTTGCCAATGCGCCGGAGCAGGCCTCGCGGGCGTTTCGCGCGGTGCTGGAAGCCATGGCGCGCCCCGGCCGGATCGAGCGGGTGGAGGGGGCGCAGGCCCCGGGCCTTTCGGTTGCGGCCTCGGTCGTGCTGCTGACGCTGGTCGATGGCACCACCCCGATCTTTCTCGCCGAGGACATCGACAGCCCTGCCCTGCGCCAATGGCTCGCCTTCCACTGCGCCGCCCCGGTGGTGCCGCGCGGCGAAGCGGTCTTTGCCCTTGGCGGCTGGGCGGCGCTCGCCCCGCTTTCGGCCTATCCGATCGGAACGCCGGAATACCCCGACCGCTCCACCACGCTGATCGTGGAGGTCGAGCGCCTTGCCCATGAGGGCGCAAGGCTCACCGGCCCCGGCATCCAGACCGAGGCGCAGCTGAACCTGCCCGCGCCCGAGGCCCACCGTGCCAACCGGGCGCTGTTTCCGCTTGGGCATGATTTCATCTTCTGCGCGGGCGACCGGCTGGCCGGGGTGCCGCGCAGCACAAGGGTAAAGGGCTAG
- the phnG gene encoding phosphonate C-P lyase system protein PhnG, protein MNEDRKTWMATLAVAGPAALEAGVAALGALPGFTWLRRPEVGGVMVPGRMGGTGAPFNLGEITVTRCALKLESGEVGHAYVQGRDKAHAERAALMDALMQTGRAGDVRRLVLGPLDAARKQARQARAARAAATKVEFFTLVRGEDA, encoded by the coding sequence ATGAACGAAGATCGCAAGACATGGATGGCCACCCTCGCGGTGGCAGGACCGGCGGCGCTGGAGGCGGGAGTGGCCGCGCTGGGCGCGCTGCCCGGCTTCACCTGGCTGCGCCGCCCCGAGGTGGGTGGCGTCATGGTGCCGGGCAGGATGGGCGGCACCGGCGCCCCCTTCAACCTCGGCGAAATCACCGTGACCCGCTGCGCCCTGAAGCTGGAGAGCGGCGAGGTCGGCCATGCCTATGTGCAGGGCCGCGACAAGGCCCATGCCGAGCGCGCCGCCCTGATGGATGCTCTGATGCAGACGGGGCGGGCGGGCGATGTCAGGCGCCTGGTCCTGGGCCCGCTGGACGCGGCCCGGAAGCAGGCGCGGCAGGCCCGCGCCGCCCGGGCCGCGGCCACGAAGGTGGAGTTCTTCACGCTTGTCAGGGGAGAGGACGCATGA
- the phnF gene encoding phosphonate metabolism transcriptional regulator PhnF, with protein MARTPVWKSIAATLEGEIAQGLYRTGDKLPTEAALSARFGVNRHTVRHALGALAEAGVVRARRGAGVFVEAPPTEYPIGRRVRFHQNIRASGRLPEKRVLRVETRPPTKAEADALGLAPDAQVVVYEGLSLSSGAPIAHFTSTFPAARFPGLAARLAETASVTEALRLEGLADYIRAETRLTAERASPTQALHLGLREGDPLLKTTGLNRDLSGRPVEHGETWFAGDRVVLTVAHDEH; from the coding sequence ATGGCCCGCACACCCGTCTGGAAGTCCATCGCCGCCACGCTCGAGGGCGAAATCGCCCAGGGCCTCTACCGCACCGGCGACAAGCTGCCGACCGAGGCCGCGCTCTCGGCCCGCTTCGGGGTCAACCGGCACACGGTGCGCCATGCGCTCGGCGCGCTGGCCGAGGCGGGGGTGGTGCGGGCCCGGCGCGGCGCCGGGGTCTTCGTGGAGGCCCCGCCCACCGAGTATCCCATCGGCCGCCGCGTGCGCTTCCACCAGAACATCCGCGCCTCCGGCCGCCTGCCCGAAAAGCGCGTGCTCAGGGTCGAAACCCGCCCGCCAACCAAGGCCGAGGCCGATGCGCTCGGGCTTGCGCCCGACGCGCAGGTGGTGGTCTACGAGGGGCTGTCGCTCTCCTCCGGCGCGCCCATCGCCCACTTCACCTCCACCTTCCCCGCCGCCCGCTTCCCCGGCCTCGCCGCCCGGCTTGCCGAGACCGCCTCCGTCACCGAGGCGCTGCGGCTCGAAGGGCTGGCCGATTACATCCGCGCCGAAACCCGGCTCACCGCCGAGCGCGCCAGCCCCACGCAGGCGCTCCACCTCGGGCTGCGCGAGGGCGATCCGCTGCTCAAGACCACCGGCCTCAACCGCGACCTCTCGGGCCGCCCGGTGGAGCATGGCGAAACATGGTTCGCCGGCGACAGGGTGGTGCTGACCGTCGCCCATGATGAGCACTGA
- a CDS encoding alpha-D-ribose 1-methylphosphonate 5-triphosphate diphosphatase, which produces MAHPLPPLRLTGGQVLTGPALEERALTLADGILTDGNAPEVDLSGYLVLPGIIDLHGDGFEHQIAPRASAQLPLGPALLAADREAAANGVTTLWLAQGWGWEGGRRSPEFAEELMAALAQARPSLLTDMRVQLRCETHMPDSAERMLAAIRCWGVDYVVFNNHLPEAEHRLAEQPQALASWAEKRGQTVEAFTARIQAARSTAPRVPRHLCTLAGAFDEIGVRYGSHDDPDGETRERMHILGATICEFPTREAAAKVARANGDPVLMGAPNVVRGGSQSGGVSALSLVTRGLCDALVSDYHLPCLPAAAWALADMKALPFATAWELISTRPAAIMGLHDRGHLSPGKRADLVVMHPQTRQIEATIAGGQLAHLSGALALRVLARPEAARALAAE; this is translated from the coding sequence ATGGCACATCCCCTCCCTCCCCTCCGTCTCACCGGTGGCCAGGTTCTGACCGGCCCCGCGCTGGAGGAGCGCGCCCTCACCCTTGCCGACGGCATCCTCACCGATGGCAACGCCCCCGAGGTCGACCTCTCGGGCTACCTCGTGCTGCCCGGCATCATCGACCTGCACGGCGACGGCTTCGAGCACCAGATCGCGCCCCGCGCCTCCGCCCAGCTTCCGCTCGGCCCGGCCCTGCTGGCGGCTGACCGCGAGGCCGCGGCCAACGGCGTCACCACGCTCTGGCTGGCGCAGGGCTGGGGCTGGGAAGGCGGCCGCCGCAGCCCCGAGTTCGCCGAAGAGCTGATGGCCGCGCTGGCCCAGGCCCGCCCCTCGCTGCTCACCGACATGCGCGTGCAACTGCGCTGCGAAACCCACATGCCCGACAGCGCCGAGCGGATGCTGGCGGCGATCCGCTGCTGGGGCGTCGACTACGTGGTGTTCAACAATCACCTCCCCGAGGCCGAGCACCGGCTGGCCGAGCAGCCCCAGGCCCTCGCCTCATGGGCCGAAAAGCGCGGCCAGACGGTCGAGGCCTTCACCGCCCGCATCCAGGCCGCCCGCAGCACCGCCCCCCGCGTGCCGCGCCATCTCTGCACCCTCGCCGGGGCCTTCGACGAGATCGGCGTCCGCTACGGCTCCCACGACGACCCCGATGGCGAAACCCGCGAGCGGATGCACATCCTCGGCGCCACGATCTGCGAGTTTCCCACCCGCGAGGCCGCCGCCAAGGTGGCCCGCGCCAACGGCGACCCGGTGCTGATGGGGGCCCCCAACGTGGTGCGCGGCGGCTCGCAATCGGGCGGGGTCTCGGCGCTCTCGCTCGTCACCCGTGGCCTCTGCGACGCGCTGGTGAGCGACTACCACCTGCCCTGCCTGCCCGCCGCCGCCTGGGCGCTGGCCGACATGAAGGCCCTGCCCTTCGCCACCGCATGGGAGCTGATCTCGACCCGCCCGGCGGCGATCATGGGGCTGCACGACCGCGGCCACCTGTCGCCCGGCAAACGGGCCGACCTCGTGGTGATGCATCCGCAGACCCGCCAGATCGAGGCGACCATCGCCGGCGGCCAGCTGGCCCATCTCTCGGGCGCCCTCGCCCTGCGCGTCCTCGCCCGCCCCGAGGCCGCACGCGCACTGGCCGCCGAATAG
- a CDS encoding chloramphenicol acetyltransferase — MMLREFEPAIEPECDIEGSSFGRYCEVKRGSRVAWSEFGDYAYCDRYCDIANASVGKFANIASFVRIGATDHPLDRASLHHFMYRSDDLWEDAERDAAWFAKRRARRAVVGHDTWIGHGAMIKPEVTVGHGAVVAAGAIVTRDVAPYVIVAGNPARVLRRRQPEAVAERLIALAWWDWSHAAIRAALEDFRALEAEAFLEKYA, encoded by the coding sequence ATGATGCTGCGCGAGTTCGAGCCGGCGATCGAGCCGGAGTGCGATATCGAAGGGTCCAGCTTTGGTCGCTACTGCGAGGTGAAGCGGGGCAGCCGGGTGGCGTGGTCGGAGTTTGGCGACTACGCCTATTGCGACCGTTACTGCGACATTGCCAATGCCAGCGTGGGCAAGTTTGCCAATATCGCCAGTTTCGTGCGGATCGGGGCGACGGATCACCCGCTGGATCGCGCCTCGCTGCACCACTTCATGTATCGCTCCGATGATCTCTGGGAGGATGCAGAGCGCGATGCCGCGTGGTTTGCGAAGCGGCGGGCGCGGCGGGCCGTGGTGGGGCATGACACCTGGATCGGCCATGGCGCGATGATCAAGCCGGAGGTCACGGTGGGGCATGGCGCGGTGGTGGCGGCCGGGGCGATCGTGACCCGCGATGTGGCGCCCTATGTGATCGTGGCGGGCAACCCGGCGCGGGTGCTGCGGCGGCGCCAGCCCGAGGCGGTGGCCGAGCGGCTCATCGCGCTGGCGTGGTGGGATTGGAGCCATGCGGCGATCCGGGCGGCGCTGGAGGATTTTCGCGCCCTGGAGGCGGAGGCGTTTCTGGAGAAATACGCCTAG
- the phnE gene encoding phosphonate ABC transporter, permease protein PhnE yields the protein MDLAARYTEAERIISRKKLLAFALPGLVLLYFVYIFFAFDVPGLLERARPENAQILLRDTWSYKTHVARDNRNGELSYAVEGERKGAYPEGERPDWVSGTGETTVIDLGRGRVATFLPGNAVELVIPGERTIEARLDGRRVVTNLSEPYPDYVSVSNSRLQVTLPGARLTFTRSRSETFRYFGGWELFFFTLDSPYHGHGLGSILFGAQIDPARGNVAGAWHDFWQNPMWMHSAVAWAIFETVLMAFLGTFGAALISLPIAFLAAKNFAPLQSLRFAFRRVFDFLRGVDGLIWTIVLSRAFGPGPLTGSLAILLTDTGSFGKMFSEALENVDKKQIEGVASTGAARLHRYRFGVIPQVAPVLLSQVLYYLESNTRSATIIGAITGGGIGLLLTQAMITQKDWEEVTYYIVLVVLMVMVMDSLSGWLRRRLIRGE from the coding sequence ATGGACCTCGCTGCACGATACACCGAAGCCGAGCGGATCATCTCGCGCAAGAAGCTGCTGGCCTTCGCCCTGCCGGGGCTGGTGCTGCTGTATTTCGTCTACATCTTTTTTGCCTTCGACGTGCCGGGCCTGCTCGAGCGGGCCCGCCCGGAGAATGCGCAGATCCTGTTGCGCGACACGTGGAGTTACAAGACCCACGTGGCCCGCGACAACCGCAATGGCGAGCTGAGCTATGCGGTGGAGGGCGAGCGCAAGGGGGCCTATCCCGAGGGCGAGCGGCCCGATTGGGTGAGCGGCACGGGCGAGACCACGGTGATCGACCTTGGCCGGGGCCGGGTGGCGACCTTCCTGCCCGGCAATGCGGTTGAGCTGGTCATTCCGGGCGAGCGCACCATTGAGGCGCGGCTGGACGGGCGGCGGGTGGTGACGAACCTCAGCGAGCCCTATCCCGACTACGTGTCGGTTTCGAACTCGCGACTTCAGGTGACGCTGCCGGGCGCGCGGCTGACCTTCACCCGGTCGCGCAGCGAGACCTTCCGGTATTTCGGCGGCTGGGAGCTGTTTTTCTTCACGCTCGACAGCCCCTATCACGGGCACGGGCTGGGCAGCATCCTGTTCGGCGCGCAGATCGACCCGGCGCGGGGCAATGTTGCAGGGGCCTGGCATGACTTTTGGCAGAACCCGATGTGGATGCATTCGGCGGTGGCCTGGGCGATTTTCGAGACCGTGCTCATGGCCTTTCTGGGCACCTTCGGGGCGGCGCTGATCTCTCTGCCGATTGCCTTTCTGGCGGCGAAGAACTTTGCGCCGCTTCAGTCGCTGCGCTTTGCCTTTCGCCGGGTGTTCGACTTTTTGCGCGGGGTGGACGGGCTGATCTGGACGATTGTTCTGAGCCGCGCCTTCGGGCCGGGGCCGCTGACCGGCTCGCTCGCCATTCTGCTCACCGACACCGGGAGCTTTGGCAAGATGTTCTCCGAGGCGCTGGAGAACGTGGACAAAAAGCAGATCGAGGGGGTGGCCAGCACCGGCGCGGCGCGGCTGCATCGCTACCGCTTTGGCGTGATCCCGCAGGTGGCGCCGGTGCTGCTGAGTCAGGTGCTCTACTACCTGGAATCCAACACCCGCAGCGCCACGATCATCGGCGCGATCACCGGCGGCGGCATCGGCCTGCTGCTGACACAGGCGATGATCACCCAGAAGGACTGGGAAGAAGTGACCTATTACATCGTGCTGGTGGTGCTGATGGTCATGGTGATGGACAGCCTCTCGGGCTGGCTCCGGCGGCGGCTGATCCGGGGCGAATGA
- the phnE gene encoding phosphonate ABC transporter, permease protein PhnE, with protein MADISQHGPQGLEATRAHYLALVQKRRLYGGITLAIFVLLLVSGFMLADERNAGGFWNGLPQIFDFPADVVADTIPRLHLLPEHIARYFPALIETINIAAVSTLLGAVAAMVFSLLATRGLARWPRAIPLFRRAMDIMRAVPEIVIALMLIFVLGGGPVPAMIAIAFHTAGALGKLFSEVAENADLKPVEGLSSVGATWTQRMWLGVIPQVAPNWLSYALLRFEINIRASAILGFVGAGGIGYELKNAMSWGQGKFDEAAAIFILLFLTIVLFDQLSSYARHKLAGPGAH; from the coding sequence ATGGCAGATATCTCGCAGCATGGCCCGCAGGGGCTGGAGGCCACCCGCGCGCATTACCTCGCGCTGGTGCAGAAGCGCCGCCTTTATGGCGGGATCACGCTGGCGATATTCGTGCTGCTGCTCGTGTCGGGCTTCATGCTCGCCGATGAGCGCAATGCGGGCGGGTTCTGGAACGGGCTGCCCCAGATCTTCGACTTTCCCGCCGATGTGGTGGCCGACACGATCCCGCGGCTGCACCTGCTGCCCGAGCACATCGCCCGCTACTTTCCGGCGCTGATCGAGACCATCAACATTGCCGCCGTATCGACCCTGCTGGGCGCGGTTGCGGCAATGGTGTTTTCGCTCCTCGCCACCCGTGGCCTTGCCCGCTGGCCCCGCGCCATTCCGCTGTTTCGCCGCGCCATGGACATCATGCGGGCGGTGCCCGAGATCGTGATTGCGCTGATGCTGATCTTCGTGCTCGGCGGCGGGCCGGTGCCGGCGATGATCGCCATCGCGTTTCACACCGCCGGGGCGCTGGGCAAGCTGTTTTCGGAGGTGGCGGAGAATGCCGACCTGAAGCCGGTGGAGGGGCTGTCTTCGGTGGGGGCCACGTGGACCCAGCGGATGTGGCTGGGGGTGATCCCGCAGGTGGCGCCGAACTGGCTGAGCTACGCGCTGCTGCGGTTTGAAATCAACATTCGCGCCAGCGCCATCCTCGGCTTCGTCGGGGCGGGGGGCATCGGCTACGAGCTGAAGAACGCGATGAGCTGGGGGCAGGGCAAGTTTGACGAGGCGGCGGCGATCTTCATCCTGCTGTTCCTCACCATCGTCCTGTTCGACCAGCTTTCGAGCTATGCCCGCCACAAGCTGGCCGGACCGGGAGCGCATTGA
- the phnD gene encoding phosphonate ABC transporter substrate-binding protein, whose protein sequence is MKHLIAAALATTALAGAAAAQDISEFNIGILGGENAQDRMNNHECLKNYTEEALGVPVKLFAPADYNGVMQGLLGGTLDMAWLGASAYAGVYLQDPEAVTPVLVKINLDGSYGYHSIGFARKDSGITSLADMQGKTFGFGDPNSTSGYLIPSVEIPTAGEGITMEPGAYFADVTFTGGHEQTIVAVNNGDVDAGVTWADGQGEWEDGYNSGALRKAVDAGLVDMNDLVEIWRSKPIPEGPIVLRTALPEEVKVKMTALVDGMYEADAECTYNISAGESLGFDPITHEAYESIVAARQAKSN, encoded by the coding sequence ATGAAACACCTTATTGCCGCCGCCCTGGCGACCACCGCCCTCGCAGGCGCCGCCGCCGCGCAGGACATCAGCGAGTTCAACATCGGCATCCTCGGCGGCGAAAACGCCCAGGACCGGATGAACAACCATGAATGCCTGAAGAACTACACCGAAGAGGCGCTCGGCGTTCCGGTGAAGCTCTTCGCCCCGGCCGACTACAACGGCGTGATGCAGGGCCTGCTCGGCGGCACGCTCGACATGGCCTGGCTCGGCGCCTCGGCCTATGCCGGTGTTTACCTGCAAGACCCCGAGGCGGTGACCCCGGTGCTGGTGAAGATCAACCTCGACGGCTCCTATGGCTACCACTCGATCGGTTTTGCCCGCAAGGACAGCGGCATCACCTCGCTGGCCGACATGCAGGGCAAGACCTTCGGTTTCGGCGATCCCAACTCCACCTCGGGCTACCTGATCCCTTCGGTCGAGATCCCCACTGCCGGTGAGGGCATCACCATGGAGCCCGGCGCCTATTTTGCCGATGTCACCTTTACCGGCGGCCACGAGCAGACCATCGTTGCGGTGAACAACGGCGACGTCGACGCCGGTGTGACCTGGGCCGACGGTCAGGGCGAGTGGGAAGACGGCTACAACTCCGGCGCGCTGCGCAAGGCGGTTGATGCGGGCCTCGTCGACATGAACGATCTGGTCGAGATCTGGCGCTCCAAGCCGATCCCGGAAGGCCCGATTGTGCTGCGCACCGCGCTGCCCGAAGAGGTGAAGGTGAAGATGACCGCGCTGGTCGACGGCATGTACGAGGCCGACGCCGAGTGCACCTACAACATCTCTGCCGGTGAGAGCCTGGGCTTCGACCCGATCACCCACGAAGCCTACGAGAGCATCGTCGCCGCCCGTCAGGCGAAGAGCAACTAA
- the phnC gene encoding phosphonate ABC transporter ATP-binding protein: MLVIDKLTKRFGANTAVSAASFSVDKPMMIGIIGRSGAGKSTLLRMLNRLTDASEGAVRYEGRDVLSLSGAGRRAWQADCAMIFQQFNLVPRMDVVSNVLHGTLGRRSSFATFFNLYPAADIHRAIDILDRLGIAEQAPKRAEALSGGQQQRVAIARALMQDPKIILADEPIASLDPMNAQVVMQSLRRIHEEDGRTVIANLHTLDTARRYCDRVIGMRDGRIVFDGLPEQLTTDMAREIYGADQSFSEAATSTEIESVDAAAPDRTAHPRADEMEHPPLGA, translated from the coding sequence ATGCTCGTCATCGACAAGCTGACCAAGCGCTTTGGCGCAAATACGGCCGTAAGCGCTGCGAGCTTCAGCGTCGACAAGCCGATGATGATCGGGATCATCGGGCGCTCCGGTGCCGGGAAATCGACGCTGCTGCGGATGCTCAACCGGCTGACCGATGCCTCGGAGGGGGCGGTCCGTTACGAGGGCCGCGATGTGCTGTCGCTGAGTGGGGCGGGCCGGCGGGCGTGGCAGGCCGACTGCGCGATGATCTTTCAGCAATTCAACCTGGTGCCGCGGATGGACGTGGTGTCGAACGTGCTGCACGGCACGCTCGGGCGCCGCTCCAGCTTTGCGACCTTCTTCAACCTCTACCCCGCCGCGGACATCCACCGCGCCATCGACATCCTCGACCGGCTCGGCATTGCCGAGCAGGCGCCCAAGCGGGCCGAGGCGCTCAGCGGCGGGCAGCAGCAGCGCGTGGCGATTGCCCGGGCGCTGATGCAGGACCCGAAGATCATTTTGGCCGACGAGCCGATTGCCTCGCTCGACCCGATGAATGCCCAGGTCGTCATGCAATCGCTGCGCCGCATCCACGAGGAAGACGGGCGCACCGTCATTGCCAACCTGCACACGCTCGACACCGCGCGGCGCTATTGCGACCGGGTGATTGGCATGCGCGACGGGCGCATCGTGTTCGACGGGCTGCCCGAGCAGCTCACCACCGACATGGCCCGCGAGATCTACGGCGCTGACCAGAGCTTCAGCGAAGCGGCCACCTCGACCGAGATCGAGAGCGTTGACGCCGCCGCGCCTGACCGCACCGCCCACCCCCGCGCCGACGAAATGGAGCACCCGCCGCTCGGCGCCTGA